A single genomic interval of Metasolibacillus fluoroglycofenilyticus harbors:
- a CDS encoding cupin domain-containing protein — MYYNGYYYAQTPMQQYPYHPMMPQHPMQPNNPWHWPHDDSTSMRDYGRHPYVVNLRNATIQNQAFRRAIWTGKHLQTTLMNIRVGEDIGMERHPATDQLLYIEEGQGFVRIGDRRDYFEVERAVNAGDAIFVPAGKWHNVINIGRQPLKLFSIYAPPDHPFGTVEKRKK, encoded by the coding sequence GTGTATTATAACGGCTATTATTATGCACAAACACCGATGCAGCAATATCCGTATCATCCAATGATGCCGCAACATCCTATGCAGCCGAACAACCCGTGGCATTGGCCGCATGATGACAGCACGTCAATGCGAGATTATGGTAGGCATCCGTATGTAGTTAACTTGCGCAATGCCACAATACAAAATCAGGCATTTCGTAGAGCGATTTGGACGGGAAAGCATTTGCAAACGACGTTGATGAATATTCGTGTTGGCGAGGATATCGGCATGGAGCGTCATCCAGCAACAGACCAATTGCTCTATATTGAGGAAGGGCAAGGCTTCGTTCGAATAGGCGACCGTAGAGATTATTTTGAGGTAGAGCGGGCTGTAAATGCAGGGGATGCGATTTTTGTACCTGCTGGAAAATGGCATAATGTCATTAATATTGGGCGACAGCCATTAAAGCTGTTTTCGATTTATGCTCCACCTGACCACCCATTTGGTACAGTGGAAAAGCGTAAAAAATGA
- a CDS encoding DUF1648 domain-containing protein, translated as MLKEPYRPKINLPKSTTEKIADIIGIAALLFAVIFIALNWTTLPAQVPMHFNGVGEIDRWGSKYEILILPIIGIALFFMLQILEKKPHLHNYPARLNESNVEQFYKASKKVLNYTKNICCLIFAYITYEIVIIAQQKKLLLDSSTLIVLLVLLFSIIIFGIVKMMKIK; from the coding sequence ATGTTAAAGGAACCTTATCGACCAAAAATTAATCTTCCAAAATCAACTACAGAAAAAATTGCAGATATTATAGGTATTGCTGCGCTATTATTTGCTGTTATATTTATTGCTTTAAATTGGACAACTTTGCCTGCACAAGTGCCGATGCATTTTAATGGAGTTGGTGAAATAGATCGTTGGGGCTCCAAATACGAAATACTTATTTTGCCGATTATAGGCATCGCCTTATTTTTCATGCTGCAAATATTAGAAAAAAAGCCGCATTTGCATAATTATCCCGCGCGTCTAAATGAATCAAATGTAGAGCAGTTTTATAAAGCAAGTAAAAAAGTATTGAACTACACGAAAAATATATGTTGCCTTATTTTTGCGTATATTACATATGAAATTGTAATAATTGCTCAACAAAAAAAGCTATTGCTTGACTCATCTACTTTAATTGTGCTACTCGTGTTACTTTTTAGCATTATAATTTTCGGTATTGTTAAAATGATGAAAATCAAATGA
- a CDS encoding chemotaxis protein CheW, producing MDFRKSVVFGCGNEEYAAPVEQVVSIEKLEQITPIPHLPDYLLGFTRIRGELIPVIDFQRILYNTPSTGDLVRMIVLNTDIVNYGLVVSDAKEILDFSDNELQQIGLVNYAKTKYFTAVANLENRMITCVDPKILVNSLDGIREIIEYMHKMLENEQEN from the coding sequence ATGGACTTTCGTAAATCAGTTGTTTTTGGTTGCGGCAATGAAGAATATGCTGCACCAGTTGAGCAAGTAGTATCAATTGAAAAGCTTGAGCAAATCACACCCATTCCACATTTGCCCGACTACTTACTTGGCTTTACACGAATTCGAGGCGAATTAATACCAGTTATTGATTTTCAACGAATTTTATATAATACGCCAAGCACAGGTGATTTAGTGCGCATGATTGTACTAAATACAGACATCGTCAATTACGGACTTGTCGTATCTGATGCGAAGGAAATTTTAGATTTTAGCGATAACGAATTACAGCAAATCGGATTGGTCAACTATGCTAAAACAAAATATTTTACAGCCGTTGCAAATCTAGAAAACCGCATGATTACATGTGTTGACCCAAAAATTCTAGTCAATTCTTTAGATGGTATTCGAGAAATTATTGAATATATGCATAAAATGCTAGAAAATGAACAGGAAAATTAA
- a CDS encoding M20/M25/M40 family metallo-hydrolase, which yields MTSRLINEFLELVQIDSETKHEEKIAPVLVAKLQELGFDVFQDDAHTRNGHGAGNIIATLQGNADVEPIYFTCHMDTVVPGVGIRPEVRDDGYIYSDGTTILGADDKAGISALFEMVRRLKEENIAHGTIQFIITAGEESGLVGAKELNPKHIIAKYGFAVDSSGKVGEIVTAAPFQAKVNAKIIGKSAHAGVAPEKGISAITIAAKAIAQMKLGRLDFETTANIGRFEGGKATNIVCDEVLILAEARSIVEEKLNAQTAHMKEIFERTAAELGGRAEVEVKLMYPGFRVTESDKVVQVATAAVRAIGGEPKLFASGGGSDANIISGFGIPTVNFAVGYEEIHTTNERMPISELEKLTSLLVEVVKQTVK from the coding sequence ATGACAAGTCGTTTAATAAATGAATTTTTAGAGCTAGTACAAATTGATTCTGAAACAAAACATGAGGAGAAGATTGCGCCTGTTTTAGTGGCGAAATTACAGGAGCTAGGCTTCGATGTATTCCAAGATGATGCACATACACGCAACGGCCATGGAGCTGGCAATATTATTGCTACATTGCAAGGTAATGCAGATGTAGAGCCAATTTATTTTACATGCCATATGGACACGGTAGTGCCGGGTGTCGGTATCCGTCCCGAAGTTCGCGATGATGGCTATATTTACTCAGACGGCACAACAATTTTAGGTGCAGATGATAAGGCGGGTATTTCCGCATTATTTGAAATGGTGCGCCGTTTAAAGGAAGAAAATATCGCACATGGTACAATTCAATTTATTATTACAGCAGGTGAAGAGAGCGGCTTAGTAGGCGCAAAGGAATTGAATCCTAAGCATATTATTGCAAAATATGGCTTCGCGGTAGATAGCAGTGGAAAAGTGGGCGAAATCGTCACAGCAGCACCGTTCCAAGCAAAGGTTAACGCAAAAATCATTGGTAAGTCAGCACATGCTGGTGTAGCACCAGAAAAAGGTATTTCAGCCATTACAATTGCTGCAAAAGCGATAGCTCAAATGAAGCTAGGGCGCTTAGATTTTGAAACAACAGCAAATATTGGGCGCTTTGAGGGTGGAAAGGCAACAAATATCGTGTGTGATGAAGTATTAATTTTAGCTGAGGCGCGTTCAATTGTAGAAGAAAAATTAAATGCGCAAACAGCACATATGAAAGAAATATTTGAGCGTACTGCTGCTGAATTAGGCGGTCGTGCAGAGGTGGAAGTAAAGCTGATGTATCCGGGCTTCCGTGTAACTGAGAGCGATAAAGTTGTACAAGTAGCTACAGCTGCAGTTCGTGCAATTGGTGGTGAGCCAAAGCTATTTGCGTCAGGTGGCGGTAGCGATGCAAATATTATATCAGGTTTTGGTATCCCGACAGTAAATTTTGCAGTTGGCTATGAGGAAATTCATACGACGAATGAGCGCATGCCAATTTCTGAATTAGAAAAGCTGACGAGCTTATTAGTAGAAGTTGTGAAACAAACAGTGAAATAG
- a CDS encoding acyl-CoA carboxylase subunit beta codes for MTTTIDMFDKIHELYDRKSVIEQGGGDARIAKQHEKGKLTARERIELLLDEGTFVEINPFITHRTIDFGMADLEGPGDGVVTGFGKINGRNVYLFAQDFTVFGGALGEMHAKKIAAVMDLAAKNGTPFIGINDSGGARIQEGVLSLDGYGHIFYRNSIYSGVIPQISVIMGPCAGGAVYSPAITDFILMVDKTSQMFITGPKVIETVTGEQISSEGLGGSKVHNTISGNAHFRAPNEEEAIKQIQQLLSYLPQNNKEKAPKAPYTAGDEYRSELVDVVPIDQTKSYDVRKVVEQVVDEGSFMEVQKEFAKNVVVGFARIAGESVGLVCNQPKFLAGGLDIDSSDKLARFVRTCDAYNVPVITFEDVSGFFPGVKQEHGGIIRHGAKILYAYSEATVPKITVILRKAYGGAYVALNSKAIGADLVFAWPNAEIAVMGAAGAANIIHAGEIAKSSDPEATRAAKIEEYKEKFANPYVAASRGMVDDVIDPRETRIKLIQALDMLSTKHEDRPYKKHGNIPL; via the coding sequence ATGACAACAACAATTGATATGTTTGACAAAATCCATGAGCTATATGACCGCAAAAGCGTGATTGAACAAGGTGGTGGCGATGCTCGTATCGCTAAGCAGCATGAAAAGGGGAAATTAACTGCTCGCGAGCGCATCGAGTTATTATTAGATGAAGGGACATTTGTTGAAATTAATCCATTTATTACGCACCGCACAATTGATTTTGGCATGGCTGATTTAGAGGGCCCTGGTGATGGCGTTGTTACAGGCTTCGGAAAAATTAACGGACGCAATGTCTATTTATTCGCACAAGATTTTACGGTTTTCGGTGGTGCACTTGGCGAAATGCACGCGAAAAAAATCGCAGCAGTAATGGACTTAGCAGCTAAAAACGGCACACCTTTTATCGGCATTAACGATTCCGGTGGCGCGCGCATTCAAGAAGGGGTATTATCATTAGACGGTTACGGTCATATTTTCTACCGCAACTCGATTTACTCGGGTGTGATTCCACAAATCTCTGTAATTATGGGGCCTTGCGCGGGGGGAGCTGTCTATTCTCCTGCAATTACAGACTTTATTTTAATGGTCGATAAAACATCACAAATGTTTATTACAGGGCCAAAGGTAATTGAAACAGTAACAGGTGAGCAAATTTCATCTGAAGGCTTAGGTGGCTCAAAGGTGCATAATACGATTAGCGGTAACGCACATTTCCGCGCACCGAATGAAGAAGAAGCAATCAAGCAAATTCAACAGCTATTAAGCTATTTACCACAAAATAATAAAGAAAAGGCTCCGAAAGCGCCATACACTGCTGGTGACGAATATCGTTCAGAGCTTGTGGACGTTGTGCCAATTGACCAAACGAAATCATACGATGTACGTAAAGTGGTCGAGCAAGTTGTCGATGAAGGCTCCTTTATGGAAGTGCAAAAGGAATTTGCGAAAAACGTCGTAGTAGGCTTTGCTCGTATCGCAGGCGAATCTGTCGGTTTAGTATGTAACCAGCCGAAGTTTTTAGCTGGTGGCTTAGACATCGACTCGTCAGATAAGCTAGCACGCTTCGTTCGTACTTGTGACGCTTATAACGTACCTGTGATTACATTTGAGGATGTATCAGGCTTCTTCCCGGGCGTGAAGCAAGAGCATGGGGGCATCATCCGCCATGGGGCGAAAATTTTATACGCATACTCAGAGGCAACAGTACCAAAAATTACAGTAATTTTACGTAAAGCTTATGGTGGTGCATATGTTGCACTAAATTCAAAGGCAATAGGAGCAGACCTCGTATTCGCTTGGCCGAATGCAGAAATTGCTGTGATGGGTGCAGCAGGTGCAGCAAATATTATCCATGCAGGCGAAATCGCGAAATCAAGCGACCCAGAGGCAACACGTGCAGCAAAAATCGAAGAATACAAAGAGAAATTTGCGAATCCATATGTAGCGGCATCGCGCGGTATGGTAGACGATGTTATTGACCCTCGTGAAACACGCATTAAGCTTATTCAAGCATTAGATATGCTATCAACAAAGCATGAGGACCGACCATATAAAAAACATGGGAATATCCCATTATAA
- the mce gene encoding methylmalonyl-CoA epimerase gives MKKVDHIGIAVKNIEERITYYTETLGLTLLKIEEVASQKVKVAFIDAGNVKLELLAPMSEESTIHNFIEKRGEGIHHIAFGVTDIRERMAELREKGVRLLSEEPGPGAGGAEVAFLHPKDSFGVLYELCDKSGKGE, from the coding sequence ATGAAAAAAGTAGATCATATCGGGATAGCTGTGAAAAATATTGAGGAGCGCATTACATATTACACAGAAACGCTCGGGCTCACTTTATTGAAAATAGAAGAGGTCGCTTCTCAAAAAGTGAAAGTTGCTTTTATCGATGCTGGTAATGTCAAATTAGAGTTGCTCGCACCGATGAGTGAAGAAAGCACAATTCATAACTTCATAGAAAAGCGCGGGGAAGGCATTCACCATATTGCGTTCGGGGTAACGGATATTCGTGAGCGCATGGCAGAGCTACGTGAAAAAGGCGTACGCCTGCTGTCAGAGGAGCCGGGTCCTGGTGCTGGTGGCGCAGAGGTAGCATTTTTACATCCGAAAGATTCATTCGGCGTACTTTACGAATTATGTGACAAAAGTGGAAAAGGGGAATAA
- the prli42 gene encoding stressosome-associated protein Prli42: MSNKKFQKVVVYSMVVIMLVSTIAMGVAAIM; the protein is encoded by the coding sequence ATGAGCAATAAAAAATTTCAAAAGGTCGTAGTTTACTCAATGGTTGTCATTATGTTAGTTTCAACAATCGCAATGGGTGTAGCGGCTATTATGTAA
- a CDS encoding aromatic acid exporter family protein, with protein sequence MKKFSIGYRTLKTAVGAALAIAIAHFFDLQFYTAAGILTILCIQPTKRKSVHAVYTRFVASILGMLLAWLCFELISYHPIMLGLMFIVFIPLLVSFHITAGFVSSAVIILHIYSVGHFSLALLQNEISLMLIGYGVGLAVNMYMPDIQPKLDKYRLQIEAYYQKIFSEIAQYLRNGDTLWDGNELIEAATVINKAKALAFQDVENHLTRKSNLYYVYFDMREQQLEIIERILPKITALPVIVQQAEIVAVFMEDLSEHVHSGNTASHFIEKLDAVKVKFAQLPLPTNHQTFLAMAALYQCIEEMDKYLAIKRSFAGLQK encoded by the coding sequence ATGAAAAAGTTTTCGATTGGCTACCGAACGTTAAAAACGGCTGTTGGCGCAGCACTTGCAATCGCAATCGCACATTTTTTCGATTTACAATTTTATACGGCAGCAGGTATTTTAACGATTTTATGTATTCAACCAACAAAAAGAAAATCTGTTCATGCGGTTTATACAAGATTTGTTGCTAGTATATTAGGGATGTTGCTAGCATGGTTATGCTTTGAGCTAATTAGTTATCATCCGATTATGCTAGGGTTAATGTTCATTGTTTTTATTCCTTTGCTCGTATCATTTCACATTACAGCAGGCTTTGTATCGAGCGCTGTAATCATTTTGCATATTTATTCGGTAGGGCACTTTTCGCTAGCTCTTTTACAAAATGAAATAAGCTTAATGCTTATCGGCTATGGTGTAGGATTAGCAGTTAATATGTATATGCCTGATATTCAACCGAAGCTAGACAAATATCGCCTACAAATTGAGGCATATTACCAAAAGATATTTTCAGAAATTGCGCAATATTTAAGGAATGGAGATACATTGTGGGATGGCAATGAGCTGATTGAAGCGGCAACTGTTATTAATAAAGCGAAGGCGCTTGCCTTTCAGGATGTTGAAAACCACTTAACGCGCAAAAGTAATTTATATTATGTATATTTTGATATGCGAGAACAGCAGCTTGAAATAATTGAACGAATTTTACCGAAAATTACTGCTTTGCCTGTTATAGTACAACAGGCGGAAATAGTAGCTGTTTTTATGGAGGATTTAAGTGAGCATGTGCATTCGGGAAATACAGCTAGTCACTTTATTGAAAAGCTAGATGCTGTCAAGGTAAAGTTTGCACAGTTGCCTTTGCCGACAAACCATCAAACCTTTTTGGCGATGGCAGCACTGTATCAATGCATCGAAGAAATGGATAAGTATTTAGCGATTAAACGGTCTTTTGCGGGCTTGCAAAAATAA
- a CDS encoding BrxA/BrxB family bacilliredoxin, translated as MNMDYDLFMQQITTTARAEMEAAGYEQLRTPEEVEAAFARPGTTLVMVNSVCGCAGGIARPAATQAVHYDKRPDHLVTVFAGQDKEATAAARYHFGEDHLPSSPSFVLLKDGQVVAEVGRYEIEGHDPMSVVLNLQGNFEEYCEEV; from the coding sequence ATGAACATGGACTATGATTTATTTATGCAACAAATTACAACAACCGCTCGTGCTGAAATGGAAGCTGCGGGCTATGAGCAATTGCGTACACCTGAAGAGGTAGAGGCAGCATTTGCTCGCCCAGGTACGACATTAGTAATGGTGAACTCGGTATGTGGCTGTGCAGGCGGTATTGCACGTCCAGCAGCAACACAAGCAGTTCATTACGATAAACGTCCCGACCATTTGGTAACAGTGTTTGCCGGTCAAGATAAAGAGGCAACTGCGGCGGCTCGTTATCATTTTGGTGAAGACCATTTACCATCCTCACCATCCTTTGTACTATTAAAAGATGGACAAGTTGTAGCGGAAGTTGGACGCTATGAAATCGAAGGACATGACCCAATGTCTGTCGTATTAAACTTGCAAGGTAATTTCGAAGAATATTGTGAAGAAGTGTAA
- the meaB gene encoding methylmalonyl Co-A mutase-associated GTPase MeaB — MEKRSEQQSALFVMDGVEGGHDGMNYGTPRKFRKKQQDTLDVVTLAEEVRAGNRISLSKAITLIESSNATHKQQAQNLLQELLPYTGRSIRIGITGVPGAGKSSFIEAFGSMLCDMGKKVAVLAIDPSSSISGGSILGDKTRMEELVRKPNAYVRPSPSAGTLGGVHKKTRETMLVCEAAGYDIILIETVGVGQSETYVRGMVDFFLLLVLTGAGDELQGMKKGIMELADGIIVHKSDGDNIRPARKTMQEYKQILHFLQPATPGWMSTALTVSSHAKTGLQETWQMIEQFQEKVQASNYWSIRRHEQTRDWFHAMIMDHLHDSFYQNADNKMQVNMLEQAILQGKLTVTQGVNKLFEK; from the coding sequence ATGGAAAAACGCTCGGAGCAACAAAGTGCGCTATTTGTAATGGACGGTGTGGAAGGTGGTCATGACGGTATGAATTATGGCACGCCGAGAAAATTCCGTAAAAAACAACAAGATACACTTGATGTTGTTACACTGGCCGAGGAGGTGCGGGCAGGTAACCGCATTTCCCTGTCAAAAGCGATTACCCTTATTGAAAGTTCGAATGCCACACATAAACAGCAGGCGCAAAATTTATTGCAGGAGCTGCTACCATATACAGGAAGGAGCATCCGTATCGGTATTACAGGCGTCCCCGGTGCTGGGAAAAGCTCCTTTATCGAAGCTTTTGGTTCCATGCTTTGCGATATGGGGAAAAAGGTAGCTGTTTTAGCAATTGACCCAAGCTCCTCCATTTCAGGAGGCAGTATTTTAGGGGATAAAACGAGAATGGAGGAGCTTGTGCGTAAGCCAAACGCCTACGTTCGCCCGTCCCCGAGCGCTGGTACATTAGGTGGTGTTCATAAAAAAACACGAGAAACGATGCTTGTTTGTGAGGCAGCAGGCTATGACATCATTTTAATTGAAACAGTAGGGGTCGGACAAAGTGAGACGTATGTGCGCGGTATGGTTGATTTCTTCTTACTTCTTGTGCTAACAGGCGCGGGCGATGAATTGCAGGGAATGAAAAAAGGTATTATGGAGCTGGCAGATGGTATTATTGTTCATAAAAGCGATGGTGATAATATTCGCCCAGCCCGTAAAACGATGCAAGAATACAAGCAAATTTTGCATTTTTTACAGCCTGCCACACCAGGCTGGATGAGCACAGCACTCACTGTTTCCTCACACGCTAAAACAGGTCTTCAGGAAACATGGCAAATGATTGAGCAATTTCAGGAAAAGGTGCAAGCCTCTAATTATTGGTCGATACGTCGCCATGAGCAAACGCGCGATTGGTTTCATGCGATGATTATGGACCATTTGCATGATTCCTTTTATCAAAATGCAGACAATAAAATGCAAGTAAACATGCTTGAACAAGCGATTTTACAGGGGAAATTAACGGTCACACAAGGTGTCAATAAGCTCTTTGAAAAATAA
- the scpA gene encoding methylmalonyl-CoA mutase: MNANFQGIVIEDVLAGEGLQATSTFMTNEGIEVKNVYTKKDVKDAKHLQDVAGIAPNTRGPYPTMYVARPWTVRQYAGFSTAEESNAFYRRNLAMGQKGLSVAFDLATHRGYDSDHPRVTGDVGKAGVAIDSVEDAKILFDGIPLDQMSVSMTMNGAVLPVLAFYIVAAEEQGVKPEQLAGTIQNDILKEYMVRNTYIYPPAMSMKIIADIFEYTAKFMPKFNSISISGYHIQEAGATNDIELAYTLADGLEYVRTGLKAGIDIDAFAPRLSFFWAIGMNYYMEIAKMRAARRIWAQMMSTFNPKNEKSLALRTHSQTSGWSLTEQDPFNNVTRTLIEANAAAMGHTQSLHTNALDEAIALPTDFSARIARNTQLFLQEETGMTKVIDPWGGSYYVEKLTEELTEKAWALIEEIEELGGMAKAIDTGLPKMKVEEAAAKRQAKIDSKTETIVGVNKYRLAEEEPIDILDIDNAVVREQQIERLEKMKANRNEEEVQKHLARLTKAAQTGEENLLAVAVDAARARASLGEISDAIEKVSGRHKAIIRSISGVYSSNFSDEEQINEVKQMTEEFLENEGRRPRILVAKMGQDGHDRGAKVIATGYADLGFDVDISPLFMTPEETAQMAVENDVHCVGVSSLAAGHKTLVPELVGELKKLGREDIIVICGGVIPAQDYEFLYEAGAVAIFGPGTVIPVSAQKIIEEIYKQLGYEEVAE; this comes from the coding sequence ATGAATGCGAACTTTCAGGGGATTGTCATCGAGGATGTACTAGCTGGAGAAGGGCTACAAGCTACAAGTACATTTATGACAAATGAAGGCATCGAAGTGAAAAATGTTTATACGAAAAAAGATGTTAAAGACGCTAAGCATTTACAAGATGTAGCAGGCATCGCCCCGAATACAAGGGGACCATATCCGACAATGTATGTTGCGCGTCCATGGACAGTACGTCAATATGCGGGTTTCTCAACAGCGGAAGAATCAAATGCTTTTTACCGACGCAATTTAGCGATGGGGCAAAAAGGGCTATCAGTTGCCTTCGATTTAGCAACACATCGCGGCTACGATTCTGACCATCCCCGCGTAACAGGTGATGTTGGAAAAGCGGGTGTAGCTATTGACTCTGTAGAGGACGCCAAAATTTTATTTGACGGCATTCCACTAGACCAAATGTCGGTATCGATGACGATGAACGGAGCGGTATTACCTGTATTAGCGTTTTATATCGTGGCAGCGGAGGAGCAGGGCGTTAAGCCGGAGCAGCTTGCAGGGACGATTCAGAATGATATTTTAAAGGAATATATGGTGCGTAATACGTATATTTACCCGCCAGCAATGTCAATGAAAATTATCGCTGATATTTTTGAATACACGGCGAAATTTATGCCGAAATTCAATTCGATTTCCATTTCGGGCTACCATATTCAAGAAGCTGGCGCAACAAATGATATCGAGCTTGCTTACACTTTGGCTGATGGCTTGGAATATGTGCGCACAGGCTTAAAGGCAGGAATTGATATTGACGCCTTTGCCCCGCGCCTCTCCTTCTTCTGGGCGATTGGCATGAACTATTATATGGAAATTGCAAAAATGCGTGCAGCACGTCGAATTTGGGCACAAATGATGTCAACATTTAATCCGAAAAATGAGAAATCATTAGCATTAAGAACGCATTCACAAACATCTGGCTGGTCATTAACAGAGCAAGACCCATTCAACAATGTGACGCGTACTTTAATCGAAGCAAACGCAGCAGCTATGGGACATACACAATCATTGCACACCAATGCACTAGATGAGGCCATTGCTTTACCGACTGATTTTTCGGCACGTATCGCGCGTAATACACAGCTATTTTTACAGGAAGAAACGGGTATGACAAAAGTGATTGACCCATGGGGTGGCTCATACTATGTAGAGAAGCTAACAGAAGAATTGACAGAAAAAGCATGGGCTTTAATTGAGGAAATTGAAGAGCTTGGAGGTATGGCGAAAGCAATCGACACAGGCTTACCAAAAATGAAGGTAGAGGAGGCTGCTGCAAAGCGTCAAGCGAAAATCGATTCGAAAACAGAAACGATTGTCGGTGTAAATAAATATCGTTTAGCAGAGGAAGAGCCAATCGATATTTTAGATATTGATAACGCTGTCGTGCGCGAGCAGCAAATTGAACGTTTAGAAAAAATGAAAGCTAATCGCAATGAAGAGGAAGTTCAAAAGCATTTAGCACGTCTGACAAAGGCGGCACAAACTGGTGAGGAAAACTTGCTAGCAGTAGCTGTGGACGCGGCGCGTGCGCGTGCATCGCTAGGTGAAATTTCAGATGCCATTGAGAAGGTATCAGGTCGTCATAAAGCGATTATCCGCTCAATCTCAGGCGTTTACTCTTCCAATTTCTCAGATGAAGAGCAAATTAATGAAGTGAAGCAAATGACGGAAGAATTCCTTGAAAACGAAGGACGCCGCCCGCGTATTTTAGTTGCAAAAATGGGGCAGGACGGACATGACCGTGGTGCAAAAGTTATCGCAACGGGCTATGCAGACTTAGGCTTTGACGTAGATATTTCACCATTATTTATGACGCCAGAAGAAACGGCTCAAATGGCTGTGGAAAACGATGTTCATTGCGTAGGTGTATCCTCGTTAGCGGCAGGTCATAAAACGCTCGTACCAGAGCTAGTAGGTGAACTGAAAAAGCTTGGACGTGAAGATATCATTGTTATTTGTGGCGGGGTTATTCCAGCACAGGATTACGAATTTTTATATGAAGCAGGTGCGGTTGCGATTTTTGGTCCAGGTACAGTAATTCCTGTTTCCGCACAAAAGATTATTGAGGAAATTTATAAACAATTAGGCTACGAGGAAGTGGCAGAGTAA